Sequence from the Trichomycterus rosablanca isolate fTriRos1 chromosome 10, fTriRos1.hap1, whole genome shotgun sequence genome:
GGAACATACAACTTTAACGccaaaaaaaatttatgttctATAATGACCTGCTTTGTTCTTCACGCTATGATCTGGACCCATGATCCCATGATCAGGAAAAAATGGTTACTGAAATTTAGTTAAATCCAGAAATGTGTGATAATTAGGACATTATGTTTTCATTATGGTAAAATGGAGGCTATAGGTCTTGGTTTACATTAGCAgccagttacatttacattttctgcatttagcagatgtttttatccaaagtactgcagtactgtgacagtatactgtctaagcaattggtgtgaggggccttgctcaagggcccaacagtggcaacctggcagtagtggggcttgaaccagtgaccttttggattactagtccagtaccttaactgttaGGCTTCAACTGCCCGGGTACACCAGAAACATGTTCTCACTGGACCTTTAAACTTGTAGCTTTGGTGAAGTTTGAGCCTTATTTGGGTTTTAGGGAAGGGTTCATTCTAGTCATGCTAACAGAGGCAGTGGTGGGTAtcttatctgtgtgtgtgtgtgtttgtgtgtttacaggtGACTGCTGGTACCATATCCCCTCCCCAGCCATGCAAAAGCTCAAACAGGTGTCAGTGGGCAGGACATCAGTCTATGCTGTGGATGAAAATGGTAAAATCACTTATAGCACTGACTTCTGTTTTCTCTTCCCTTATGTCtcttatgattgtaagaacttTATCTCCAATGTTTGTATTACGTTACCACTACACTTAAAGTTTGCCTACATTTTTTTATACAATTGTATATGCCTTTTATAGGCAGTATTAGGGTTTTGTCTGttctgcaactgttttttttttctgtggctTAATGAAACAAAGGTACAATCTGCTGAGTCAGACATACAGCAGATGTAATATTTAGTTGTATGTTCTTTAGCCTGTAGCTCTTTTTTACCTCAATCAGCCATTTCTGCTTACCATCATCAAGCTTCTGGCAACTTAAATTCGTTTTAAACGAAGAAGCATGTTTATATGTCAGAATGAgtgtacaagtgtatgtaatgttTTGAACACAACAATATGTGGCTTCCCAAATGCTGTCATTGTGTCTTTATTTTCTGTCATGTGTGTACATGCAGGAAACCTGTGGTATCGCCATGGGGTAACGCCCAGTTACCCTCAAGGTTCATCGTGGGAGCATATTTCAAATAATGTGCGCAAAGTGTCTGTGGGGCCTCTGGATCAGGTTTGTACATCGAAATACTGCTTAATTAGTGCTCATTTAAaggcactcactcactcactttcttaaccgcttatccaattaggttcgtggaggggtgctggagcctatcaccgcttttcaatgggtgtaaggcacacagtaacaccctggatggggcgccagtccatcgcagggcagacacacacacacacacacattcacctatagggcaattcagtgtctccaattaacctgactgcatgtttttggactgtgggaggaaaccggagcttgcggagcaaacccacgcagacacagggagaacatgcaaactccgcacagaaaggaccaccccgtctggggatcaaacccaggaacttcttgctgtgaggcaacagtgctacccaccgagctaccaTGCCGCCCTTGTTTAAAGGCACTTATGTACAATTCTGAATAGCCTGAGTAGAGGATGCAGATTTTGACAATTTTCTTTATCTTAACCATTATCTGACCATCAGTAGTCAAGGATACAAGTGTCTgatgaaaatataaaacacatcactttTTATATCAACTTATCTTCATGCTTTATGAAAAACAGTGTAGTGAATATTGCAGTGATATAGACCAGCCAGATCAGCATAAACACACTGAGCAGAACTATTTCAGCTCTACTAgtgctaactaaacatgctagtcattataaataaagataCAGCCGGTATATTAAATCCTTCCTTACAACATTAGTATAGATAGTTGTACCTTCATACTGGAGCACAATGTAAGTTATTCACATCATTTTAGCTAAAGAACTTTACACAcagagtttaacatgcagtcagactctAGGCTCTAGGCTCTTTAGTTCAAATCAAGCAACAGctgttataaataaattttaatgattttaaccAGCAGCACTAATCACTTTGTGTTGGTTATCAGTTAATCATTAACATCTGTAGTCTGAGCAGGTgttgcttctacacacacacacacacacacacacacacaccacatttcctggGAAAAACAACATCACTAAAGTCTTCTGCGACACaaacatttgtgtgaaataagcattacatttacattttcggcatttagctgacgcttttatccaaagcgacttacagtaccatgacagtatattatctaagcaattgagggttaagggctgtgctcaggggcccaacagtggcaacctgactatggtggggcttgaaccactggctttttgattactactccagtaccttaaccgctaggctacaactgaccctaaccatcaaatccactttaaaatacaatacaatgaatacatgtatatatgtttagctggatttacttcacgtgtggtggttctgcagcttggggttctgagaaTCAGCCTCTTGGGTGGAAACACTCGGAACAGTTCTGTGTCGGTGGAAAAGTGGTGTCTGTGTCcatgaagccatgctgttgtagcacatgcagaatgaggcctggcattaaTCATGAAATAATCATGGAATTCCCTTGCAAAGACGGTGCCTTGAAGGAAGCATATGTCTCTCCAAAATTCCAATATACGTCTCTgcgtcaatggtaccttcacaagTCTATCATCAGGAAGTGatgagccacaacccatcttGGATTATACACAATCATAATAACCtgacctgttaccaattcagaATTCAGCTTTTACAAAAATGGGGTTAGTAGTTACTTTGCCTTGCTTTGTTTTAGGTGTGGGTCATTGCTGATAAGGTGCAGGGCAGCCACAGTCTGAGCTGTGGGACGGTTTGTCGCAGGCTAGGTGTGCAGCCCCTGGAGCCCAGAGGACAGTCTTGGGATTATGGCATTGGGGTAAGCTAATGAgccatgtttaaaataaataaatgtacataaataaataaatgaatacatctCAATACATACAATTTTGTAACAAAAGACTGCTAAATAATGTGCATGAAGAGGCTTTTTAACCTTTCAGGGCAGTCACATAGAATACATTGCAAGGACAGTGTACATGcataaaaaacttttttataaAACTAGTTTTGTTAATGTCTGCTGAGCCTGGAACATAAGCACACCACTGTTAAAAAGTAACAGTCTGACTCAGCACCTTGTTTAAACAACACATCATGTGAGAAAATATAACAATGTTATGCAATATGCATATCACTCCTGTAAAGACTAGTCTCAGTTTCAGCCAGCCCTGTACAACTGAAATCTTGAACTACCTCAAAGCTTAAAATCTAGAGTTGAAGTTTTATAATGGCCTATGTTATTATTTAAGGATTTCCTTTCTCTAGCCAATTCCTGAAAAACAGCCATATAGTGTTATTatccctcctccaccaaactttacagctGGCATAATGCAGTCAGGCAGGTAATGTTCTCCTGGTATTCAACAAAACCAGGCTCATCCATCAGACTGCCTGATAgagaacacatttccactgctttAGAGTCCAGCGTCGATATGCTTTATACCACTCCATTCGAGGCTcggcattgtgcttggtgatgtaaggcttgcatgcagctgctcagccatggaaaccccTGCCCTGAAACTCCCGGCACACAGTTTTTgatgttaatgccagagggggtttggagtgtgtgtgagttttacACACTATGTGCTGTTGCTTTGTGAGTTGCTGTGGTTCCTAAACGCTTCCACTCTTCAATAATACCAGTAGGAGGGAAGAAATTTCACAAACTGACTTGTTGCAACTGTGGCATCCTATTGAAGTAACATGCAGGAATTCAGTAAGCTCCTTAGATCCACttattctttcacaaatgtttgtaaaggcagactgcaCGACTAAGTGCTTGatcttatacacctgtggcaatGGAACTGAACAACACTCTTAAATTTAATGATTCAGTGGTGTGTCCCAATACGTTAGTCCATGTAGTGTAGTAAATTTAAAAGCTACTTTTTCATTTATGTGGGCATGCTAATAACATACTGTATCATAACTGAAAACATCACAAAAAACCACACTGAAGTTATTTATTGGGGTGACTGAATTTCTTTCTTTGTAAGTGTGGGGTTAATAGTACAGTGAATAGTGACAGACCTGCTGTGTCAATTAAACCTGTGAATAAAAGACCTCTCATTGTCTCTGAACGCAGGGTGGTTGGGAGCACATCAGCGTCAGAGGCAACGCTCTGGAGGCTCCACGCATCTGCATGCCATCACTGACCGACAGCGGGTACAGTGGTATACCTCGACGTGGCTCGCAGCAGCCAGAAATCAACGGCAATGCTGTAGGATGTTAGCAACACGACACCTGTTCCACCTGTTTTCCAACTGATTTCCACCTGACCTACTGCATATTAAGCCTAAAGCCATTCCTAATCTCAACCCTCACTTTGGTGTAGCCCCTGTTCCACATCCTTCCAGCCCTTCAGACTGCAGTCACATGGTTAGATAATTTCCATAAAAATTGAAGTAGTTAGTAATGTATTGTTATTTTACGTATTGTTTTTACGTAGTAGTTTTGTTTGAAAAGGGCGGTTCTCAACTTTCTTATTGAATGGGCTGCAACAGTGGCCAACAGCCAGTCACCCAGCTGAACACACGCATCAACATTTAGGAATAATAGCCGTGTGGGCTGCACCTTTTTGTCCAGAAGCTACAGATTGAGAACTCCTGGTTGGAAGGTCTTAAATTATTAGTTGTTTTATCTGTCTGTAGTGATGcgagttattttgtttatctgaTTTCAGTAGCAGTGTATTCGGGACAGAAGGTCAGAGCTTGGTGTAGGCTAACTACTGCTCTGCACACGTTCCTCTCAAAATCTAACAAACAAAGCGTGCTATCACACACAGTTACAGACTGTTACACAGACGGGGTCATtcaaacaaaactaaactaaaaaggTGAGGCTAACAGCATTAGCTAGGAACATGTTTCCCTTTCACTGGCTGCTAACATTAGATTCCTTCCCTACTGAGCACAATGACCTGCTGACTTGTAGTAACACAAACAGTCTGAAGCTATAAATgtgaagagtgtgtgtgtgcatcagaGTAATGCCATGAAGACGTGTGTTTCTCAGGAGGTGTATGCATGCTTTAGAGAAGAATGTTACCGACTAGGGGAAAAGAGATATAATGCAGAAGTACAGAACACatcttaaccctttgatgcacaagctaagcaaaccccttctaatgcacaacatgggtcaaaaatgacccatattcatccattcaagaatattttcatatgcacatttgtcagttattcatgtatttgctgtcttagctaataaaagctatctcttctagaatatgtaaacagctagcaagcaaatagtattgggcatattcaagattcaagagcctaatctttggttgtctttcaaaagatcagtaaatatgtttttgactacaaacacttacaaatgtcagtagtttctgtcaaattccatagtaaatacataatggtcatttttgacccatgttgtgcattagaagggtagtgatacaaaaatgatttttattaaaaaagcaaaaaatataaaactgaaataaggatttgtgatgatcaaaaacaagttaattgaaaaattcatggaagcttgaatgacgaaattaatttattgcaaagatatagaaaataaaaactcagttgggtcacttttgacccaggttgtgcatcaaagggttaaagatACTTTTCACCATTTAATGAAtgaaagcctttatttgtcataaatacatatacacatgtacagtacaatgaaattctttctttcgcatatcctagcttgtttggaagttggggtcagagcgcagggtcagccattgtactgcgcccctggagctgagagggttaaaagccttgctcaagggcccaacagtggctgcatggcagaacttctcaacctttcagttgatagcccaaagctctacccactaggctatcacCGTCCCATTTATGCAGATCTGGACATGATTCTGGGTTAAATGGGCAGACGAAAGTAGCGTGGTGCTGCACAGTCATAGTTGTTTGGATTGTTCTCCCTTACTGTGCacatattttctttttcatggACTGCTGTTAATCTGACACCAAGCTACTGCACTGTTGAAACTACTGTGTTATGATAGATACTGTGACCGTAAGATCCTGTGCTAAGAGGATTTTATCCATGTGTATGGTCTCACTGGAAAAACTAGGTAAACTTTTATACATAAGACCAATTTAAAAGGTAAGAAAGTGTGTCAACTGTTTGCTGAAAACGTTTATTGTAATACATTCAGTTGGCATATCTATCCATCCTTTTGGTAGCGGTTTTTGACAACACACGTGCAATTCTTAGCATTACACAATGATAAAGAAGTTTATTTTCTCAGGAATCCCAAAGATCCCAGTGGATTTTCAGCACGTACAAATACAGATGAactattaatatttacaaaggCAGCACAATGAGAGTATAAgggatatttattttaattaaagttgCATTATGGCAGTGCCATTGTATGATTGTACACTTTTATGGTAGTATGTAAAACATTATTGTAAATTGAAGCAGGGTTTCTCAACCAAAGGCCCACGACTACAAATAGTCACCACAAGTAGTAGCCTACACTCAGGCGAAGTCATTGGGCTAACTTTAAAATTACTGATGGCAATTTCATTACAATTAAAACGAAAGAATTTAATTTGCTGTTAATAAATGCAAATATCATAAAAGTACATATGATAGTCTTCTGCAAATACAACCTTAAGGTTGTGGTTTAACTTTCAAGTATGACTCCAAAATAACAGTTCCAAACACATCCTGTAGAAAAGCTACTTAATTCCTGGTACGTGCTGGTATGTTTGCTTGACATGGGTACCTTTtgttttttggttttatttaatatcagtataaatgttattttcattttaaatagattatttattattatttggtatGAGGTCTTATTTTAAATATCTCAAGTACTTGGCAAATGAAGGGATGAAAAACATGAGTTTTTGTACAGTGGGCCTAATGTTGACTAGTTTGAGAAACCCTGTATTTAGGCATGATTTTGGGGCATTACCTATAGCTAAGtgagtataaataaaaattatatatatgtacacatacatggagatagattaaaaaaaaaaaagtgaaaactttGGATGGGAAAAAAATAGTTTGTATAGTTGTGCACTATATTTCAGTTGTCATTCCATAGTGAGATGTGTGATGGCAAAGGTTTTTAAAGGAAAGGTTTCCCAGGGTTGTaccatgaaataaaaaaaacatacaaaactgTAATAATTACAGATATTATAATAACTTGTTGTCAGTGTTCATGTATGCATGATGTCCTTTCAATAAACGTGACCACCGATAATTCTAAAGTTTACTTTTCACTTAGTTACACTTTACCACAGTTCTGTCAGACGAGCAGTTCTGTTTCAGCACTATTCACATTGCAGGGCTcgagtggtgcagcggtctatcaCGCCAGCCCAACACTGccgagatctgggtttgaatctcagctgtgctttcAGCCCACGGCTGTGTCCAAGTCGGGGATGGGATGGACGTAACCATGCAATGGATTGCCACCCTgtttagggtattcctgcctcgcacccagtgtttcccagtcgTACAATCAATGTAAAAATTCTCCAGCTTGGTTGAGCATCTCATCCAGGGATATACATTTgcaagaaaaagtttgtgaactctTCAGAATGACATTATTTTCAGCATTATTTACACATCCAATGTGGTCTGACTGTCATTTAAGTTCAAATTCTCAACAAACACATTCCACATAAACAACTAACACAAGATGTATTTTATGGCTCCAATAAATGATATAGAATTAAAATAGATCATACAATTCCTATAAAATTCCACACACGTGAGCCATTAACAGATGTTTTAGAGGACCTGTACAGACGCATGTTTACATctacagcatttagtagacacacttatccaaagcaacttccaGTTGTAACCAAACACAAGGCAAACATTTGAGGTTTAatggccttgcttaggggcccaacagtagatAAAAGTAGGGTGACCTGTGGCAATCTCTAGAACTTTTCAAAACTGTCTTTGTGTCTATTATGAGTTCCACTCATAAAAAACAAAGTTAATAGAAGGACACTGTTAGGAAAAATAGTTTACTCCATAAAAGACAATGTCAGTGACGACTAGTGTCAACATAAAAATGACAACTGTGCCAGCCGGTTTCTTTGTGGTGATATTAACACCAGTTAAACATAAATAAGTGAGAAACATTTCTGGAACAATTTTCTGTGGACAAATGAGAAAAAGGTCCATCACCCTTTAACATCAGAGCTGTATCAAAAACTAATGTTGGCTGTTCATGCAAGACATTATCCAATAATCCAAAGCTTGAAACCATTGTGATGGCCCAGTGAAAGGCAACAAGAAGGATTACTGTTGTGAAACTAGGTTCTACCAGTTTAAATACCCACACATTTCCAGCTTGAACTGTAAATGTTGAATCATTTATGTTCAATAAACAGTAAAAGTGTGATTGTGTTCAAGTTATTGGTTCAAGCTGAATGTGTTTTTAGTGAGAGTTGAAGATCAGACCACATTTCATGAACAATTCTAGGATTCACAAACATTTTCTAGCAACTGTAACTCAACCTGTTTCAGTCTGATGATTCCTAATTGGCAATACAGTGTATTCTTTTCCACAGTGCACTCCAGTATTTCACCAAATACTCACTCAGTGAGCTACAGTGCTACAGTGGTCAGAGCTGGTGTTAGCTGCTTTGGCTGAGGCTGTGGATCTGGTTGAGGTACTTGGCTAGGTCATCATGGTCCATGTCCTCCACATGCTGCTGGGTCTCCATGTTGGGCAGACGTGCACCAGACATGCCCAGGACGATGGTGGTTAAGGCCTTGATGTAGTTCCTGGCCAGTGTAAGAGTCTCGATCTTGGAGAGCTTTTTGTCCATGCGGACATGTGGGATAGCCTCGCGCAGGGCCTGAAAAGCATTGTTCAGTTTGTGCATCCTCTGCCGTTCTCTCTCGTTACTCTCCAGCCTGCGCACGTTGCGCTCTTTGGCGCTTCCATGTTGGCATCTGCGCCGCCGGGTGCCCATCCTTGTTCTGGCACGGCCCTCGTTTTCAGCTGCCCTCCATGATGCCCCAAGTGGAAGAGACGCCTCAGAGCCCTCCTGCTCACTGGAGCCAGGTTCCATGTCCAGCTGCAGGTCAGCGTGCTCCTGCTCTGCCCAGGAGTTCCGAGTCCTCTTCGAGCGCTTCCCTTTAGACTTCATACTTAAATCCCCAACACACCACCGTGCAGACCCTGATGTGAACGAGAAAGGATCTAGCAGTGAGAACTCTAATTTCTTATATAAGGAGAATACTGctcagaataaaatagaatgcctttactgtcgtatatacagatacagacatacagtacaacaaaattattttcttcgcgtatcctagcttgtttggaagctggggtcagagcgcatggtcagccatcgtacggcgcccctggagcagagaaggttaagggccttgctcaacggcccaacagtgcctgcatggcagagctgggatttaaacactcaacctttcagttgacagcccaaagctctacccactaggataCCACTGTCCCTCCAGTGATCAACCATGTCTAAAAATAGACAAAACCTAAAAGCTCATCAATGAGTGcgagttttgtttttgtttgtttattgacaatattaatattagttatgtacattttaaaatacattatttttctATACACAAATCATTAGCAAGTACaagaaagtcatgtagtgtgtacTGTATTCTGTGCCACACAGCTTCTACATTTTTAACTGGCTGTCTAGCAAGAGTGTAAGTAAATGTACATTGCCTCTGGTTACACTGGTCACTCTGGTCAGGAGTTTAGCACGTTCTCTCTGACCATGTGAGGTTTTTTTCTGGGtaatctgtttttcttttcctacgttttaataaaacatgtaaTAGATAAACTGGCTACTCCAAATTACCCCCCAGGTATGCATGAATGACTGGCAGGGCACCACACTCCTAGGACTCGATGATTTATGCAGTATTCTGCGGGTGATTGAAACACAAACTTCTTCAAACAAAAGTGGTGAATGTactttttatatgtttattgttgttttaaaatatgttgtgtccaaatatatatacaaaaactTGTACCGATATTTTGCTGGTATGGAAAATTGTGTAAAGTCGTTTAAGTTTGAGACAGGTATTATGAATGACTACAATTGGAGATTTCTCTGTGCCTACAGTAGTAGGAAGAAAACCCTCTCACTTAATGCTGAGAGAATAATTGTCGGGGTGGTCAAATGGCCATTCCAGGAACCTTTAAAATAAGTCTGCTATGAAACATGGATGacgctgtccacagtcaaagcaagctttatattacCATATAGGCAGTGCAAGCAAGAAGCCAATACATTTCTGTTAAGTATTTTTTTGCAAGTATATTTTTTTCAAGTCAAGGTATTAGGTCTTTATGTAACTGGTATTTTTGTTGGGTTGGACCAATATTTtgaaataataatcattaatattataGATGATTAATATTAGATAATAATtgcaattttttattattattactattacatagtaaaatataattaggttacattaattttaataaataatattattattgtattatagtcTTGATATATTTAAACCATTGTTATAAATACTGAGTTTGACCAATTTTGTACCTTAATAATGCAAtatttataactttattttatgtatttattatatcttGAATGTATTACCTCAGTCTATTACCAATACACCAGAAAtgctaattgttttttttacagatatCACTTTATAAGGGCAAATCAATTTTTCAAGTTTGTTTATAGTTCATGCAACACTAAAGATTtttaatttctgtttttattataatttatttgtaaatgacacAGATACAAACCACTAATAAGCATTAGTCAACACTACAGTTTACATTGTACTGGGTCAACATGACACAGTCAAACTACACtgtaaataaactgtaaatatattttagtcAGGTGATAATTCATAGAGAAAAGTAAGTCTTACCTTAAAACTGTGCAAAAGTGTTTCAAAAGCCACCGGAGACAATAAGAGGGATTAAAGAAGTGCACTTATTAGAGCGACATTAGGATGTTAATAACGTCTCTCACAGAGCTGCTTTTACTTCTGAGACCGTTTTACTCAAATGAACTGATAACGGACACGCGCTGCTACCTGTTACTGCTGCTTATGTCCACGTAGCACTCGCTTCCACCAATAAGAGACGAGAGCTGGGGTAACGTTCTAAATCGCATCTTACGGAATAAAAGGGCATAGCGCGATAACACTGCAACACGTCACTCTATAGTTTT
This genomic interval carries:
- the bhlha15 gene encoding class A basic helix-loop-helix protein 15, with the protein product MKSKGKRSKRTRNSWAEQEHADLQLDMEPGSSEQEGSEASLPLGASWRAAENEGRARTRMGTRRRRCQHGSAKERNVRRLESNERERQRMHKLNNAFQALREAIPHVRMDKKLSKIETLTLARNYIKALTTIVLGMSGARLPNMETQQHVEDMDHDDLAKYLNQIHSLSQSS